The following is a genomic window from Campylobacter lari subsp. lari.
ATCATGATTTAATGGATTTAACAGAAGAGCTTTTTGCTATGCTTTTAGATAAGTTAAATTTAGATAAAAAACTTGAATTTGATGAAAAAATAATTGATTTTTCTAAGCCATTTGAAAGAATTACTTATAAAGATGCATTAAAAAAATATGGTGGTTTGGATGATGAGCTTATTAACAATAAAGAATTAATCTTGAAAAAGCTAAAAGAAGATGGATTTGAAGCCAATGAAAAATTGGAATTAGGCCATTTGCAAGCTGAACTTTTTGATAATTATGTTGAAGATAAATTGATTAATCCTACTTTTGTGATAGATTTTCCTATTTCTATAAGTCCTTTATCTAGAAGAAGTGATAAAGATGCAGATATTGCTGAAAGATTTGAGTTGTTTATCGCAGGCAGAGAAATTGCTAATGGATTTAACGAGCTTAATGATCCACTAGATCAATATGAGAGATTTTTAAAGCAAATTGAAGCAAAAAATGCAGGTGATGAAGAAGCATGTGAAATGGATGAGGATTTTGTTAATGCATTAGGTTATGCTATGGCGCCAACTGCAGGACAAGGCATAGGAATAGATAGATTAGTTATGCTTTTAATTAATAAAAAATCAATTCGTGATGTAGTACTTTTCCCAGCTATGAGACCACTTAAAAATGAGATAAAAGGAGAGTAAATGTTGGAAAATTTTGATAAAGAAATTTTTGATTTAACCCAAAAAGAGTTAGCAAGACAATGTGATGGTCTTGAGATGATAGCAAGTGAAAATTTTACCATACCAGAAGTTATGGAGGTAATGGGTAGTATTTTAACAAATAAATATGCAGAAGGTTATCCTGGTAAAAGATATTATGGCGGATGTGAATTTGTAGATGAGATTGAAACGATTGCTATAGAAAGATGCAAAAAACTTTTTAATTGTAATTTTGCTAATGTGCAACCTAATTCAGGCTCGCAAGCAAATCAAGGTGTGTATATGGCATTGTTAAATCCAGGTGATAGAATTTTGGGTATGGATTTAAGCCATGGAGGACACTTGACTCATGGTTCTAAAGTAAGTTCTTCTGGAAAGGTTTATGAAAGCTTTTTTTATGGAGTTGAGCTTGATGGAAGAATTAATTATGATAAAGTTAGAGAGATAGCAAAAGAGATTAAACCAAAACTTATTGTTTGTGGTGCTAGTGCTTATCCTAGAGTGATTGATTTTGCTAAATTTAGAGAAATAGCAGATGAGGTTGGTGCGTATTTGTTTGCTGATATTGCACATATTGCAGGCTTGGTTGTAGCAGGTGAGCATCCTAGTCCATTCCCTTATGCTCATGTTGTAAGTTCTACTACACATAAAACTTTAAGAGGTCCAAGGGGTGGGATTATTATGTGTAATGATGAAGAAATTGCTAAAAAGATAAATTCAGCAATTTTTCCAGGCATTCAAGGTGGTCCATTAATGCATGTAATTGCTGCTAAGGCTGTTGGATTTAAATATAATTTAAGTGATGAGTGGAAAATTTATGCCAAGCAGATCATCAAAAATACTGCTACTTTGGCACAAGTTTTAATAGATAGAAAATATGATTTAGTCAGTGGTGGTACTGATAATCATTTGATTTTATTAAGCTTTTTAAATAAAGAATTTAGTGGCAAAGATGCAGATTTAGCACTAGAAAGAGCAGGTATTACAGCTAATAAAAATACTGTTCCAGGTGAAACTAGAAGTCCTTTTGTAACGAGTGGTTTAAGACTTGGAACAGCAGCTTTAACAGCAAGAGGTTTTAAAGAAGAACAAATTGCTATTGTTGCAAATTATATAGCTGATATTTTAGATGATATACAAAATACAAAATTACAAGAGGAAATTAAGGTTAAACTGAAGGATTTAGCAAGTAATTTTATTATTTATGAAAGGGCTTTATTTTGATTACAACAATGGATTTAGCTTTAATTAAAATGGTTACAAGCCATTATTATATAAAGCGTGACACTATAGTAAATAAATATGAATATAAAGGTAGAATTTTCTTTGATAAATTTGAAAAAGTTAATGCTCCATTAACTGCTAGTGTTATACAAGAGCATATGGAAAAAAAGATAATCGTGGCGCATTCTTTAATCAATAGTTTTGATAAGGTTGAAAATATTGTATTTGATTATAATGGTTTTAATGCAGAGCGTTTTTGGCATAGAGCGCAGCTTGTTTTAAGAGAAGAAGGCTTTATTAATTTTACTGCTTATAGAACAAGAACTAATAATCATTTACATTTGTACATCCATAAAGGGCATACAACCTTTAATGAAGCTTGTTCTTTGGGCTCAAAATTATCTTTGCTCTTTTCTCAAAAAATGCCAGTGGAATGGAAGGTTTTTCCTAGTATGGATATACCTAGAGAATTTAATATATTAACCTTGCCTTATGAAGTATATCAAAAAGAACGCGGTGCTTCTTGGTCTAAACATATGTAATTTTGAAAGGATGAAAAATGGAAGAAAACAATAAAAACGAATTTGATGATATTATTTTGCAAAAAAGCAATAAAAGTGAAAAACTTAAAAAAATTTTACTTAGATCGATTATTTTAATCATTGTATTTTTAGTTGTTATGATAGTAATGAAGTTAATTAATGACCCAGGCGAAGAAAAAACATTGCAAATGCCATCAGAACCACAAGAACAAGCTGCTTATGAAAATAATTTTAATTCTTTGCCTATTACAGATAGTGCTAAAGAAGAGGATGAATTTGAAGCTTTAGCTAGAAAATTAAAAGAGGAGAGCTCTTTAAATGATACAAATACTACCATAGAAGAAAAGCAAGAAGCTCCAAGCAATAGTGTTTTAGATCAAATTACTACAATAGAGTCAAAAGAAGAGCCAGCTAAGGCGGAAGAAAAACAAGAAGGGATTAAACCTATAGAAAAATCTATAGAAAAACCGACTCAAAAACCTTCTGAAAAGCCAAAAAATAATATAATTGAGCAGCAAAAAGCTCCAGAACAAAGCAATACAAATGAATTGTTTGAAAGTATCAAAACACCAGATGTTCAAACACAACTTCCTTCAGGTGCTTATATTCAAGTTTTTTCTTTAAATAGTTTAGATCCTAAATCAAAAGAATTAAATATACTTAAAGAAAATGGATATGATTATAAAATTTATAAGACAACAGTAAATGGCAAAGAGCTAACGAAGGTTTTAGTTGGACCTTATAAAGAGAGTGAGTTAAAGACTGAATTAGAAAAAGTACGCTCTAAAATCGCAAAAGGTGCTTTTACATTTAGAGTAAAATGAAAACTTTTGCAGTTATAGGTGATCCTATTATGCATTCTAAATCTCCAAGAATGCATAATAATGCCTTGCAAGCTCTCAAAGAAGAAGCAGTTTATACAAGATATCATCTAAAAGATAAAACAAAATTAAAAGAAATTGTTCAAAAGTTAGATGGTGTTAATATCACCATACCTTTTAAAGAAGTAGCTTGCGAAATAGCTGATTTTAAAGACGAAAGTGTTATGCGTATAGGCTCTGCTAATACTTTATTAAATAAAGATAATAAAATTTATGCTTATAATACAGATTATTTGGGATTTTTAAAAGCAATTGAAGATTTTTCTTTTGTTAAAAGTGCTTTAGTTTTAGGTGCTGGAGGTACAGCTAAAGCTTTAGCATATGCTTTAAAATCTATAAATATTGAAGTTACGGTAGCAAATCGTTCTAGCGTTAGATTTGAAAATTTAACCAGCTATCCATGTTTTTTATATAATCAACTTGATTTAAGTAAAAAATTTGATTTGATAATTAATACAACTAGCGCAGGTTTAAATGATGAGAAACTACCTTGTCAAGAAGAGATTTTAAAAAGTATTTTTCAACATGCCAAATATGCTTTTGATGTGATTTATGGTAAAAATACACCTTTCTTAAAATTAGCAAGAGAAAATGGCTTAAAAATAAAAGATGGCGCACAAATGCTTTTATGGCAAGGTGTTTTTGCTCTTGAGCTATTTTTAGAATGTCAAAAAAAAGAAGAAATTTTTAAAGCCATGGAGATGGCTTTAAAACTCCCTCAGTGACTAAACCAAGATTTGATTTTATCAAACAAGCTTTCTTGTTCTATAAAGGCTTCTTCATCTGCCAAGCCAAAACTTTTCTCAAGTTGCAATAGTAGATTTTTTTGTTCATCAGTAAGATTTTTTGGAAATTTTATTTCAATTTGTACAATATGTGAGCCTAATTTTCCATTGTGAATATTTTTAACACCTTCATTGGTTAATTCAAATTTTTGCTTATCTTTTGCACCGACTGGAAGTTTAAGATCAGCCTCTCCTCTTATAGTGGATACTTTAATAGTTTTTCCAAGAGCAGCTTGGGTAAAAAATACAGGCACTATGGTATAGATATCATCATCGTGTCTGATAAATTTATCATCATCTTCTACGATGATTTTGATATATAAATCACCCCTTTGAGAAGAATTTGGAAGCTCATTTGCTTTATTTTGTACTCTAAGACTCATGCCGCTATCTATACCTTCTGGTATATCAAGTTCTATGTGATCTTTGATTTCCTCATAGCCATTACCATGACATGTTTTACATTTATCTTTTATAATCTGACCACTACCTTTGCAGTGATCACAGCTTTGTACAAAGGTCATAAAGCCTTGTCTAACACCAACTTGCCCTTTTCCTCCGCAATGAGGACAAGTATCTAATTTTCCATTTTCTGAGCCACTTCCTTTGCATGATTTACAAAAACTTTTATAGCTAAAATCAATCTTTTTTTTGCAACCAAAAACAGCTTCTTTAAAGCTAATTTTTGTTGTTATTTTTAAATCTTGAGGATATTTATTTCCTTTTTCTTTTTTACGCGTTGAGCTGCCAAAACCAAATCCATCTCCAAAAAAGCTCGAGAATATATCCCCTAAATCAACATCTCCAAAACCACCAAAACCACCGGCTTGACCTTTAAGCCCTTCTTTTCCGTATCTATCATATATACTTCTTTTTTCATCATTGCTAAGCACCTCATAAGCTTCATTTACAAGCTTAAATTTTTCTTCTGCTTCTTTATCTCCTTGATTTCTATCGGGATGATATTTTAAAGCCATCTTTCTGTATGCTTTTTTTATGGTTTCTTTATCTGAAGTTTGGGAAATTTCTAGTATTTCATAATAATTAAGTTCCACTTTTTTCCTCTCTTGAAAAATTAATATTGTAATTTTAGCAAAAAAATAAATGAATAGTTAAATTATGTGTTATAATGTTAAGTTCGTAACATATTTTCACTAAAGGGGTAGGGATGATTAATGTTTTAATGATCGAAGATGATCCAGATTTTGCAGAGTTTTTGGCAGAATATTTGGCCCAGTTTAATATAAAAGTTACTAATTATGAAGATCCATATTTGGGAATGAGTGCTGGTATAAAAAACTATGATTGTTTAATTCTTGATTTAACTTTACCTGGACTTGATGGTCTTGAAGTTTGTCGTGAAATAAGAGAAAAATATAGTATTCCTATTATTATTTCTTCAGCTAGAAGTGATTTGAGTGATAAAATTGTAGGGCTTCAAATAGGCGCAGATGATTACTTGCCAAAGCCATATGATCCAAAAGAAATGCATGCAAGAATCATGAGTTTGATTCGTCGTTCTAAACGAACCAATGAAACTCCTGAAAAAATAATCAATTCGGCATTTAAAATTGATGAAAAAAGACATGAGATAAGTTATAATGATGAGGTTTTGGTTTTAACTCCTGCTGAGTATGAAATTTTAAGCTATATGATAAGACAACATGGTTTTTCAGTTAGCAGAGAACAACTTGTATATCATTGCAAAAGCTTAAAGGATAAAGATTCTAAAAGCTTAGATGTTATTATTGGCAGACTTAGAACTAAAATTGGTGATAGCTCAAAAGCACCAAAACATATTTTTTCAGTTAGAGGAATAGGGTATAAATTAATAGGATGAAAGTAACTATTAATCTTAAAATCACTGTTCTTTTTGCAACAGCTTTTTTATTTGTTTGTGCTTTGTTTGTGCTTTTAGGAAAGATTCAGATTGATTCTTATTTAACTAACGAGCAAGGAAGACAAAAAGAAATTGTAGAAAAAATAATATATAATCTAGAAAGAAAAGAAGGTTTTTCAATACATGAGTATCTTCTTTCTAAGTCTTTTAAGTTGGTTGAAAATGAGCGCAGTGCAAAATATATCATTGCAAAAGGTGAAAAAGTATTTAGGATTAATTCTTTATATGGAAGTTTTTCTTCTATTATTTATCATAATCAAATTTTTTTCTATGTAGAAAGGTTGAATACAAAACATCTTTATGAATTAAATGCTTCTACGCGTTTAGAATATTTATTTTTATTAAGTTTCTTTTTTAGTTTAATTTTGATTGTATTTTTGTATTTTTCAGTATTAAGATCTTTAATGCCTCTAAAAATTCTAAAAAAGAAAATCAAAAATATTAGCGCAGGTAAAATTGAACCTTTATCTGAATACTCTCAGATTAATGATGAAATTTCAGAAATATCTTTTGAATTTGATCATGCTATTAATAAAATTCAAGAACTTGTAAAATCAAGACAGTTTTTTTTAAGAATGATTATGCATGAACTTAAAACACCTATTGGTAAAGGTAGAATAGTTTGTGAAATGCTAGATAATCAAAAGCAAAAAGATCGCCTAGTGGCGATTTTTGAAAGACTTGAATTGTTGATTGATGAATTTGGGAAAATTGAAAAAGTCTTATCGAGAAATTGTCAACTTAATTTGCAAACCTATCATTTGAGTTTGATTTTAGAGCAAGCCGAAGATTATTTAATGAGGGATGATTTTTATCAAAAAGTAAAAATCTCCTACAAAGAAGATACTATGATAGTTGCTGATCTAGAACTCTTTTCTTTGATGCTTAAAAATTTAATTGATAATGCTATTAAGTATTCAGATGATAAAGCGTGTGAGATTATATGCTCTGGGGATTATATAATTGTTAGAAACAAAGGGATGCAGCTTAAAAAAACTTTTGATTATTATTTAAAACCTTTTGTGAGAGAACAAAATACTCAAGTAGAGGGAATGGGGCTAGGACTTTATATTATTAATAATATTTGCAATCTTCACGGTTATAATTTAACTTACAGCTATGAAGATGGCTATCATACTTTTAAAATTGTTTTTTCAAGGTTAAATTAATTTGAAAGGCTTGGAAAAATTTAACGAGCTAGTATCTGCCTTTTCTGCTTTGCCTACCATAGGGAAAAAGTCTGCCTTAAGACTTGCATACCATGTTTGTATAAAAGATCCTTTACTAGGCTCTAAGCTTGCTTATCATATTGAAGAATCAATTAGAATGATAAAAAAATGCACACAATGTGGCGCTTTAAGTGAAAATGAATTATGTGAAGTTTGTTCTAATATAGAAAGAAATCATAACATTATTTGTATAGTTCAAGATTCTAAAGATGTCTTGGTTTTAGAAGATAGTGGAAGTTATGATGGGCTTTATTTTGTACTTGATGATATAAGTGAAGAAAATATTATAAAATTAAGAAGTATGATTGAGCATAATAAAACCACAGAAATATTTTTTGCCTTCACGCAAGGTTTAAATTCTGATGCTATTGTTTTTTTTGTAGAAGAAAAATTAAAAGATTTAAATTTGAGTTTTTCTCAAATAGCTCAAGGTATTCCAAGTGGTGTTAGCTTGGAAAATGTTGATTTTATATCTTTGCATAAAGCTATAAATCATAGAACTAGGCTTGATTGATATATTGTTTTAACAATGCTAACCATTCGCTTTTATTGATATCATTTAAGATTAAATTTGCAAAATCACAATCTTTAACTCTGTTTTTGGAAAAAAGCAAAATTACAATTTGTGGATTTTTTATCTTGTACTCTTGTAAAATTTGACTAATATGTGTTAGATCAAATTTTATAACCTCATAGTCTACTAAAATTAATTTAAATCTAAATTGCAATGCCTTTTTAAAGTCACTTAAATTATCTATAGTTTGATTATGGGAACAAAATTGATTAGTTATGTTTAAAATAAGATCATTTTCAAAGTAAGAAGATTTAAAAATTAAAACATTATAACAATCTCTTGCAATGTAACACTCTTGTGTAAAATGAGTATTCAAAAAATCAACAACCCCCTCAATATGAATTTTTTCAAAAGTGAAATTTAAAACATCATCTATTTTTTCCTTTGAAATGATAAAAGAATAATTCTTATTATCTTTTTGGTTATGTTTGTATAAAATTTCACTACTAATACCCATTTTAAGCAAAATAGACTGTAATAGAAAATTTTCATTTTTGTTATCATTGATAATACCCGCATGTATGTTTTTAAAGCGTCTATACTCTAAGTTGGGTTTATAATCATTGATAAAAGGTTTTAATATATAAGCAGAATTATCTAGATATAGATAACCCAAGCCGTGGGCAAGATATTGGTAATTTTGTTCTAAATATAGATTTTCCCTTTTTTGCTCATGTAAATTTTTACCCATTAAATCAAATGATAATTTTAAATTTTCTTTTAATTCTTCTAAAGAATTTGATCTTGGTAAGGAAAAATATTTTTCTATCTCTTGAATCAAGACTTTATCTTTTTTGTTTTTATGATTTTTTGAGATTATATAAATACAGGCAATAATAAAAATCAAAATGCTTATAAAAGCATAAATGAAGAATAATTTTTGATCCATAGGATATAAAAAATAATAATTTAAAAAACATAAAATTAAAGTCAAAACACTAATAAATAATATCATAAATTTTCCTTGATTAATTTAGCTATTTTTGTATTGGAAAGTGTTTTTAATTCATCAAAGCTAGCTTTGCTAATCTCATCAAAGCTACCATAATAATCTAAAAATTTTTTAATATATCCTTGGGAAATTCCAAGTTGTATTAATCTAGAATTTTGTAAATCTTGTTTTCTTTTTGTTTTTTGATGAAAACTAATTGCAAAGCGATGTGCTTCATCGCGTAATTTTTGCAAAAATTGTAATTTTTTATCATCAGTAGAAAGTTGAATTTTGCCTTCTTGGGTATAAATTTTATCTTTCGCACTTCCTTTTGCCCTGTAAGCTTTTGCATCTATTTTTTCTTTAGAAATTGCTAAAATATCTACATTTGCTCCAGAGCTTTTGATGATATCATTGGCTAGCTTTAACAAAGCATCTCCTCCATCAATTAACCATAAATCAGGCGGGGGTTTTTTATCAAATGACAAAGCTCTTTTGCTAAGGGTTTGAAGCATTTGATCGTAATCATTTTTATAGGATAAATGGTAGTGTCTATAAGAACTTTTGTCAAATTTTCCATCTTTATAGGCTACCAAAGCGCCGACATTTGCTTCACCTTGCATATGAGAATTGTCAAAAATTTCTATATAATTAGGATAATTTTGTAGGTTAAAAAATTCTTTTAATTCTTTTAAAAATAAATAATCATCACTTCTTAAGTGCTTTTGTATGTTTATTTTTGCATTTTCTAGTGCAAGTTCACATAAGGCTTTTTTTTCGCCAAGTTTTGGAGTTTTAAGATGAAATTTTTTAGAAAACCTTTCACTAAGTAAATTTTGCAAAAGGTTCATGTCTTCAAATTCTTCATGCGTATAGATTCGGGTCGAATTTATTGGACTATCTTGGGTATAATTTTCTAATATGTATTGTTTATATATTGCATTTAGGTCAAATTCGTCTTGATGATTTAGAGTTAGCACTTTATGGTTTGAACTGATTATCCTGCCATTATTTATAACAAAACGCACCATAGAGAGTATATTTGCTTTATGGTGTATGGCAAAAACATCAAAATCTTCTAATTTTGCAAGGTCTATTTGTATTTTTACGCTCAAATCTTCTATTGTTTTGATTTGATCTCTTATAGTGGCCGCTTCTTCATAGTTTTCATTTTTTGCATATTCAAGCATTTTATTTTCTAAATTTTTTATTAAAGATAAGGGATTTAAAAGAGCTTGGGTAGCCTTTTGGACAATTTTTTCATATTCTTGTTTAGAAATTTTTTGCTCACATGGACCTTTACATCGTTTAATTTGATAAAAAAGACAAAGCTCTTTACAAGATTTTTTTTGTCTTAGTTCAAATGATAAATACAAAGCATTTAAAAGCTCTTTTGCTCCTTTAAAAAACGGACCAAAA
Proteins encoded in this region:
- a CDS encoding serine hydroxymethyltransferase produces the protein MLENFDKEIFDLTQKELARQCDGLEMIASENFTIPEVMEVMGSILTNKYAEGYPGKRYYGGCEFVDEIETIAIERCKKLFNCNFANVQPNSGSQANQGVYMALLNPGDRILGMDLSHGGHLTHGSKVSSSGKVYESFFYGVELDGRINYDKVREIAKEIKPKLIVCGASAYPRVIDFAKFREIADEVGAYLFADIAHIAGLVVAGEHPSPFPYAHVVSSTTHKTLRGPRGGIIMCNDEEIAKKINSAIFPGIQGGPLMHVIAAKAVGFKYNLSDEWKIYAKQIIKNTATLAQVLIDRKYDLVSGGTDNHLILLSFLNKEFSGKDADLALERAGITANKNTVPGETRSPFVTSGLRLGTAALTARGFKEEQIAIVANYIADILDDIQNTKLQEEIKVKLKDLASNFIIYERALF
- a CDS encoding DUF1882 domain-containing protein, with the protein product MITTMDLALIKMVTSHYYIKRDTIVNKYEYKGRIFFDKFEKVNAPLTASVIQEHMEKKIIVAHSLINSFDKVENIVFDYNGFNAERFWHRAQLVLREEGFINFTAYRTRTNNHLHLYIHKGHTTFNEACSLGSKLSLLFSQKMPVEWKVFPSMDIPREFNILTLPYEVYQKERGASWSKHM
- a CDS encoding SPOR domain-containing protein encodes the protein MEENNKNEFDDIILQKSNKSEKLKKILLRSIILIIVFLVVMIVMKLINDPGEEKTLQMPSEPQEQAAYENNFNSLPITDSAKEEDEFEALARKLKEESSLNDTNTTIEEKQEAPSNSVLDQITTIESKEEPAKAEEKQEGIKPIEKSIEKPTQKPSEKPKNNIIEQQKAPEQSNTNELFESIKTPDVQTQLPSGAYIQVFSLNSLDPKSKELNILKENGYDYKIYKTTVNGKELTKVLVGPYKESELKTELEKVRSKIAKGAFTFRVK
- a CDS encoding shikimate dehydrogenase, yielding MKTFAVIGDPIMHSKSPRMHNNALQALKEEAVYTRYHLKDKTKLKEIVQKLDGVNITIPFKEVACEIADFKDESVMRIGSANTLLNKDNKIYAYNTDYLGFLKAIEDFSFVKSALVLGAGGTAKALAYALKSINIEVTVANRSSVRFENLTSYPCFLYNQLDLSKKFDLIINTTSAGLNDEKLPCQEEILKSIFQHAKYAFDVIYGKNTPFLKLARENGLKIKDGAQMLLWQGVFALELFLECQKKEEIFKAMEMALKLPQ
- the dnaJ gene encoding molecular chaperone DnaJ; protein product: MELNYYEILEISQTSDKETIKKAYRKMALKYHPDRNQGDKEAEEKFKLVNEAYEVLSNDEKRSIYDRYGKEGLKGQAGGFGGFGDVDLGDIFSSFFGDGFGFGSSTRKKEKGNKYPQDLKITTKISFKEAVFGCKKKIDFSYKSFCKSCKGSGSENGKLDTCPHCGGKGQVGVRQGFMTFVQSCDHCKGSGQIIKDKCKTCHGNGYEEIKDHIELDIPEGIDSGMSLRVQNKANELPNSSQRGDLYIKIIVEDDDKFIRHDDDIYTIVPVFFTQAALGKTIKVSTIRGEADLKLPVGAKDKQKFELTNEGVKNIHNGKLGSHIVQIEIKFPKNLTDEQKNLLLQLEKSFGLADEEAFIEQESLFDKIKSWFSH
- a CDS encoding response regulator transcription factor encodes the protein MINVLMIEDDPDFAEFLAEYLAQFNIKVTNYEDPYLGMSAGIKNYDCLILDLTLPGLDGLEVCREIREKYSIPIIISSARSDLSDKIVGLQIGADDYLPKPYDPKEMHARIMSLIRRSKRTNETPEKIINSAFKIDEKRHEISYNDEVLVLTPAEYEILSYMIRQHGFSVSREQLVYHCKSLKDKDSKSLDVIIGRLRTKIGDSSKAPKHIFSVRGIGYKLIG
- a CDS encoding ArsS family sensor histidine kinase; translated protein: MKVTINLKITVLFATAFLFVCALFVLLGKIQIDSYLTNEQGRQKEIVEKIIYNLERKEGFSIHEYLLSKSFKLVENERSAKYIIAKGEKVFRINSLYGSFSSIIYHNQIFFYVERLNTKHLYELNASTRLEYLFLLSFFFSLILIVFLYFSVLRSLMPLKILKKKIKNISAGKIEPLSEYSQINDEISEISFEFDHAINKIQELVKSRQFFLRMIMHELKTPIGKGRIVCEMLDNQKQKDRLVAIFERLELLIDEFGKIEKVLSRNCQLNLQTYHLSLILEQAEDYLMRDDFYQKVKISYKEDTMIVADLELFSLMLKNLIDNAIKYSDDKACEIICSGDYIIVRNKGMQLKKTFDYYLKPFVREQNTQVEGMGLGLYIINNICNLHGYNLTYSYEDGYHTFKIVFSRLN
- the recR gene encoding recombination mediator RecR; translated protein: MNLKGLEKFNELVSAFSALPTIGKKSALRLAYHVCIKDPLLGSKLAYHIEESIRMIKKCTQCGALSENELCEVCSNIERNHNIICIVQDSKDVLVLEDSGSYDGLYFVLDDISEENIIKLRSMIEHNKTTEIFFAFTQGLNSDAIVFFVEEKLKDLNLSFSQIAQGIPSGVSLENVDFISLHKAINHRTRLD
- the uvrC gene encoding excinuclease ABC subunit UvrC yields the protein MLENELKTLPNLPGVYQYFDIQGKLLYVGKAKNLKNRVRSYFNFTPNLCPNPNNSLRIQKMISQTYHLEFITTKSEADALILENSFIKQLHPKYNILLRDDKTYPYIYIDLNEDFPRFEITRKIIKKNKIKYFGPFFKGAKELLNALYLSFELRQKKSCKELCLFYQIKRCKGPCEQKISKQEYEKIVQKATQALLNPLSLIKNLENKMLEYAKNENYEEAATIRDQIKTIEDLSVKIQIDLAKLEDFDVFAIHHKANILSMVRFVINNGRIISSNHKVLTLNHQDEFDLNAIYKQYILENYTQDSPINSTRIYTHEEFEDMNLLQNLLSERFSKKFHLKTPKLGEKKALCELALENAKINIQKHLRSDDYLFLKELKEFFNLQNYPNYIEIFDNSHMQGEANVGALVAYKDGKFDKSSYRHYHLSYKNDYDQMLQTLSKRALSFDKKPPPDLWLIDGGDALLKLANDIIKSSGANVDILAISKEKIDAKAYRAKGSAKDKIYTQEGKIQLSTDDKKLQFLQKLRDEAHRFAISFHQKTKRKQDLQNSRLIQLGISQGYIKKFLDYYGSFDEISKASFDELKTLSNTKIAKLIKENL